TGAATCAACGAAAATGTGTCATATTATGCAGATATTACATTAATTATCATGGTTGTGATAACCATTGGACTAATTTTGTTTGttcttgtttaatatttttggctACATGCTTTGGTAAAACGATTAACAGTTTGCTCTAAATCAACGCGCAATAAAATTGTCACTTATTAAGCCAGTCGTTTAAcaaaactattaaaaataatgaggggggggggtaagttcTCGCCCTGTCTCCGTTTCTTTCATTTCTCACCTTTCctctccccctcctctctctctcttgctttcATTGGTCATCAGTTCGTACAAGCTTTATTTCAATCCAATGAAACAGTAACAGGAAATCCGTTCCTTATTTTGGAGATGACCCATGAAAGTATGctaataaattttcatttttttatagctACCTATTAATTACCGATTACTGTATTTgatatcattactattatcaataaatcatatcatcaccatcatcatcgtcgtcgtcatcatcatcatcagtatcagtATAATCAAAATTTATATATTAGCACCATAATCATTGTCTCTTCTAATGTGAATCTCTTCTAATGGTAAACCTGAAGAAAAAAGACAAATCGAACTAAAGAATCCACGATGTACATATAtagttttattattcattatgttaCATATATTCCTCAAACAAATAGTATTTATCCAAACCGCTaaatatcataaacatcattGATGAAACTCAATGGCATTGTGTTATAAATCCAACTCCTTGTATCACAAAACACACTTTAAGTGCGATATACACAATACAAGGTGCCACAAACACGTCCGTTTAACCATAATCTAACCCACACGTCCATATACTCTAtttccaatgttttattttgatcgcattaATAAAAAACGTTTAAATTTGTCAttctaatatttttaattaagcaATAACGCtatacattattttaataacaaaaaagacgataaatacagaaaaaaaaatcagtgaaaatttcattttcctcacCAATACACCATGTACACACGCGCGCCCACCCTCTGACTTATCACACGCTaatatacacatacatatacAAACCAATCCTGTTAAATAAGTTAACAGtcacaacaacaaaacaaggtatatgattatattttacaCTACGTGTTAGGGAAATTTATACCGAAGCcaacacaaaattaatgtatgaCAGATACATCCATGTGTGATTTGTTTTGCAAGGCTTAGCACTATAAAAACATGTATAACGATTCTTAGACGCACAATAACTTTAGGATTATATTCAATACGTGGTAATATGTTTTATAATTACTGTTTATCACAACTggataaatatttgtatttcaaaaaggtaacgatgatatgatgacctacatgtatttgacatTTAACCAATAATCTACGGTTACTATGACAATGTATGAAGGGGTGATTTTAATGACTTCAGTTGAATCTCGAGATGTTTGCTGTCGACAACATTAATCTCCAATTTACAAAGTAGGCCTCGTCTCAGGATAATTTATTGAATGATCTCAGAATACGgtacaaaatatgatttttgaaaaaaagacccACAAAAACAATTGCTTGGACACTCTGGTACTCTTCGTGGAAGCTGTAATTGTTATATAAGAACCACCTTCATCATTCGACCCGTGTTACCAAGGAGGTTTAAATGAGATGGAGTAACAGCAAACAAAATCCCTTTGAACAAGCTTCGAAGCCGCCAGCAGAAAGTAAGTCAGGCATGCACTTTGCTCAATATCTCTTgcaattgtcatgattgtgtaGACAAATGATTCCCGCGTGACTCCGCAGCTATAGGTCATATATAAAGGGAAATATGCTATTGTGATGATAATTACCTTTTCGCCGCATCTGGTCTGGTTATGAGTAGTACATAATTAGGAGGCATGCGAAAATAAACtatgcaatatgtcctgaaATATGACTCAAATATCCTCGAATGGGCATGTGCGGGCACTCATCTGACATATACAATAATGAACAGCAAGAGTCCATCGACCACAtctgaaattttcatttgccgcaaacgatcggaaaagtgttaaaatctggtttcagtaaaggtcaaatttttactttttccacTAATTAACGGTAAATTGATATAATCTGGGCAAATATCTCAGCGTAATTGTGCTTGGTTATTGGTGTTTTGTCATGCGTACAAATTTCTGTTTGTTTATCAATATCAAAGATGGAAAATTGATCCAAATGGATATTCGTAAAATTTCACTTCGGATTTCTTCACTGAAACTGGCGGCTTCGAAGGCGGACATCAAAAATGTCTTAACTGCCGTTCTTTCTTTTGTGCTTCTTTAGAAATGAACAATTgcttgaataaatgtgttgctTGTTGGAACTCCAGTCATAGAAACTTCTTGGTGTTActaaaaacatgttttcatctCAGCCGGTTTCCCGCCATTTTGACCAATATTCAACCTGGACTGGAGTTTTCAGATCCTAGCTTAACACCTATTGCCTTCATCGTTCCACTGGTGCTACTCAGACTACTAGTATTGGacctgaaataaataaaagaaaagaaagaaccGAAGAGATGTAATGTTCCCAATAAGAATAAATCTTGGATGATTTtcaaattacattcatttagaTAACCCTCAGAGAAATTTCAAGCTAGCTGATAGCTAGTCATTATTTAGCTGAGTGAATAACTATAACGGATAGCTTCATAAGCGCGtgcagaatatatatatatatacacaacaaaaaaagtaagtcccccctaaatcaaattgctgtaacttttgaaccgaattagtttgagatatgatatttcataggtggttttctgaactcattaagcaactcctggggaaaaatgagatcgatcggtggagtcatgcatgagtgattaaagattgaattaaaaatgaccatttttaaaagtcacaagagtcgtttttcagtttgttcaaatacaaagttgggaaaaagttgtttttcaggtgaattttttggtgttatgctgttttactgtCCATCATTCAACAACTTcagaccagattttgatatcgtatgttcatggttgagtgagcacaatgtattgcaggggctgcagaagcgggggggggggtgggcttcagccccaacttttttccaaaagcatgtacaaaaatgtaaaaatgaccatgcggttttgatttcttttgcatgatcagccccccccccctgacttTTGGCTcagtctccccccccctcccactttgaaaaccgttccgcggcccctgaattgtgacgtatcatcataggggtttacggtagtatcctctacaacttgttagatcatgttaaaatttgaaaattttagtgGCTCCCCcaattataggcccctccccattttaaaattctggatccaccactgatttgtccatacattcaactgatcctgagaaattgtgaggaaaagaatacatttatgcagtataaagagtattcattcctaagttttcgattgtgctcgctcaaccataaaaatgtttaaaattcggaaagtgtgtggtgatagaaatgatggatgataaaaacaacagcaattaaagtcacatttgaaaccgaatttgccccaaataatcactttattatcctttaaaatgtgtctgtgacattgaaaataccaattttcccactttgatgcgtgctcactcatccataaataaacaaatcgatttcatttttgcacagaattttgcccataggttgataaacattactaccaaacgacattgctaaagacagccttgaaaaaaagttccaccatattgaataaggggttacttattcgtaaacatatgcacccataatgtacacaagtctatgagagaagaagtcaaaattttgaaatgagggtttgtttcatggacggtttttgttacttctgccaacagttatttcatgaaacttcgcacatggcttcagagtaacactatccaaaaggtgcgcacaccaaaataacaattcgatagggcacagagtggggccaaggccttgaactttcttctcatttgcataattttcgagtattgtgtgttcactgatgcattaaacatcgggattttcacaaaaatcaaatcaaatgaactatgcaagaggtttgtgacagatattcgtagttacaaattgcattttttccaataacgtaaaaaagagcttatcacattccacatgttcattcaagcgtgaatgtttaattaaatgcctttgaatcattgaagcatgttaattggtcataaacacaacgaaaaagttgagaaaagatcattttcaggtaccaaaatgaaacaatacttgcctatgatatttgaaaatcgtattttttgtttttaataaatgttcattgaaccgtgaaacgatgaatactgttgcagaaactcttcccaaaaataactgtcatcatattcgatcatttttattgatagaagcGTGTAAAATtaccaattatagcaaattttgacttgtgtttattcaaccgtgaaatttagccaaaaaagttgtgtcgtcctttagaaagtaccttttataagccttctgactattttttgtgatgagaatgtggaataagTTCCAatgaaatggaatcaaagtcatgatatttggcttgtgacttttgaaaagtgacatttttgccttctgacggtgctcactgaagcatgacgtaaaatacgtccataacatttactcatagggtagcttataaaattacctacacgctcatgtaaaaatatatcaaaaactcgcattggtttggaaattattgatgtttgtttaaggggggacttactttttttgttgtgtatatatatatatatatatatatatatatatatatatatatatatatatatatatatatatatatatatatatatatatacaccaatCGAGAACTAATTGCTTAATTTGCTTCGCTAATTAAGTGAGCCACCAGCTAGTCGGTAGCTAGTTGCTTTCTTATACAGCACGCTTAACCCTTTAATAACTTCTaccccattttttaaatgattttttaaaacccCATTCCTTTGCTTTAGTTAACTAAATAGGGCATTGGAAAGTGTCCTGTTTTTATTTATCGATaaaattggaataaaacggCGTTTCATCTTCTAGTTATTTTTAGAAGGCCAGTGTTTGTGTGACCCGACCGTCGGTCAAACTTACCCATTGATTCTATTGCCTCGCATCGACTGCGTGTCTGAGTCAGCTGAGGAGAAGAAAGTGACCATGGTTGCAGGTTGCTCTGTGATCTCCACACGAAACGAGCCATCTGCAGAATTTGCACTCCTCTCTAAATCCATCGTGACCCGGTAGTAGCTTCCTCGACCCGTAGGTACTCCGCCGTTATCACTCCTCCTGCTTTCATTCATACTGCCCCGACTTCTAACGCCACCGCGCATGCGTACGAAGACAAATGCGCTGGTAGCCGCGATCAGGACGCCGCTCAAGATCGTGGCAAGTCCGGCGACGAGCACGAAGATGTTGCTGATGATGGCGCCTGTAGTCAGAAGGATCACGCCAATGAGTACTATGGGCGGGCTGAGAATGAGCATGGTGACGATCACAGTACTCCCGGTGACGTCGTATACAGAGTCGCGGTCGGAATCACTGATACATCGGCGGACACTTGAATGCCTTCCTGGATCTTTCAAGTTGCTCATTGTGCTCGAGTTACGTGTCAAACTCTTTCTTGTATGTAGAATTCCTGTCACTGAACCTTCCCGCGTACTCAAGGCTTGGTTTTCATCATTGTGCTGTGACCCAGATGACATTTTACCCcttaattgttattattgttcatttacaAATCCATATTCGGTGAAAAGCTTCAATCAGTGATCAAGTTATACATATTAGTATTTTTGCTGTGATATTTCATCACTTTCATTATCCACGGAGTGGACGGCAAGGGGTTGCTGTTTGAGTTCTCTTGCTATAAATGCGATGTTTTTACCATGAGAAGTTTTCGTTCTTCTCCCCGTCATAAACGTCGCCTTCAATCATTTCTCCGCATTGTTGTAAAGCCCGAACTCGTTATGAAATGCAATTAAAGATCGTGATCAAATGACTGATGTGTGGTTCTCACCAGACGACATATCGTCACTCCAGAGATCATAACCAGGCACCTCAAGCTGGAGCGCTCTAATTCAGACGCAAGGCTTGGCCTTGGTTGTTGTTGGCTCtccattttaattattattccTCCCTCCTGGAAAGTATGTGGAGCGCAGTCATTGGTGGGACTGATATTATGTGACCACAATGATATCATCAGAAGTCACCAGTGTAACGCTATTGCTTGAGTCGATGTTTCTGTAAGGAatataaaaaagatgaataaaattcGTTGGAATATACGAGCACAAGTTACTTGTAAAATCCCATGTTTGGAGGTATGCCCA
This genomic window from Lytechinus variegatus isolate NC3 chromosome 10, Lvar_3.0, whole genome shotgun sequence contains:
- the LOC121422188 gene encoding uncharacterized protein LOC121422188, which gives rise to MSSGSQHNDENQALSTREGSVTGILHTRKSLTRNSSTMSNLKDPGRHSSVRRCISDSDRDSVYDVTGSTVIVTMLILSPPIVLIGVILLTTGAIISNIFVLVAGLATILSGVLIAATSAFVFVRMRGGVRSRGSMNESRRSDNGGVPTGRGSYYRVTMDLERSANSADGSFRVEITEQPATMVTFFSSADSDTQSMRGNRINGSNTSSLSSTSGTMKAIGVKLGSENSSPG